The following proteins come from a genomic window of Peptoniphilus equinus:
- the iadA gene encoding beta-aspartyl-peptidase codes for MITLIKRADIYGPEPLGIHDVLLVGDKIAAIGDNLEVELPVELTVIDANELKLTPGFIDSHVHILGGGGEGGFKTRTPEATLTTFTQNGVTTVVGTLGTDGITRSLKSLLAKARALTEEGITCFIYTGSYRLPLTTLTGSIMEDIILIDKVIGIGEVALSDHRSSQPTFDEFIRAVADARVGGMLSGKVGIVNVHMGDGKTNLDYLIRAVTDTELPITQFVPTHINRNPELFEAGIEFAQLGGVIDFTGNTDPEAAERDYGEVPFYKGLSRLQKAGCSPHSYTLTSDGQGSLPVFDEAGNLTGLGVGTSSVLLEEVKRAVAYGHPLDVPLRAVTENPARILKLANKGRIDVGRDADLLLLDKDLNLNTVIARGQIMVRDGNTLVHGTFENN; via the coding sequence ATGATTACTCTTATCAAACGCGCCGACATCTATGGCCCGGAACCTCTCGGCATTCACGATGTGCTTCTTGTCGGCGACAAAATTGCGGCGATCGGCGATAATCTGGAGGTAGAGCTACCCGTTGAGCTCACTGTCATCGACGCCAACGAACTCAAGCTCACCCCCGGCTTTATCGATAGCCATGTCCACATCTTGGGTGGTGGCGGCGAAGGCGGCTTTAAAACGCGGACTCCGGAAGCCACATTGACGACCTTCACCCAAAACGGCGTCACCACAGTTGTCGGTACGCTCGGCACTGACGGCATCACCCGCTCACTAAAGAGTCTTCTGGCCAAAGCCCGTGCCCTCACTGAAGAAGGGATAACCTGTTTTATCTACACCGGATCTTACCGACTTCCCCTCACTACCCTGACCGGCTCAATCATGGAGGACATCATTCTCATTGATAAAGTCATCGGCATCGGAGAAGTCGCGCTAAGCGACCACCGCTCCTCACAACCCACCTTTGACGAATTCATTCGTGCGGTGGCGGATGCTCGTGTCGGCGGTATGCTCTCGGGCAAAGTCGGCATAGTCAACGTCCACATGGGCGATGGCAAGACCAACCTAGACTATCTTATCCGTGCTGTCACAGACACGGAACTGCCCATCACCCAGTTCGTGCCCACCCACATCAATCGCAATCCGGAGCTGTTTGAAGCCGGCATTGAGTTTGCCCAGCTGGGCGGTGTCATCGACTTTACCGGAAACACCGACCCGGAAGCTGCGGAACGCGACTACGGCGAAGTCCCTTTCTATAAAGGCCTGAGCCGCTTACAAAAAGCCGGATGCAGTCCTCACAGCTACACCCTCACGTCCGACGGACAGGGTAGTCTTCCGGTCTTTGACGAGGCAGGCAACCTCACCGGTCTGGGGGTCGGCACAAGCTCTGTCCTTTTAGAGGAAGTCAAACGTGCCGTGGCCTACGGTCACCCTCTGGATGTACCGCTGCGTGCTGTGACGGAAAATCCCGCCCGCATTTTAAAACTGGCAAACAAGGGCCGAATCGACGTCGGTCGGGACGCCGATTTGCTTCTCTTGGATAAGGATCTGAATCTGAACACTGTCATTGCCCGAGGACAAATCATGGTGCGTGACGGCAACACTCTGGTTCACGGCACATTTGAAAACAACTAA
- the yfcC gene encoding putative basic amino acid antiporter YfcC: MKKTNGGNDDMKKDFTKMRTPHTYAIIFCVVIVCWLLTFLIPAGKFTTQDITYTNAQGEETTKTVLDAATFRYAYNLNSDFLKAELPTLMADEAAMMELEVDGDLLSAALTEETLTQDILDEAGLSDDELYARYGLDFYDTSEKLHKTAGLWGTDDTGGFGVLNYLFEGLVSGDKYGTAVGIVAMILVVGGAFGVILATGSIDAGIYAFIHKAKGMEKLALPLLFFLFSLGGATFGMSEEVIPFSMIMVPFVIALGYDSIVAVTVSFVASQVGNAASWMSPFSVAVAQGIAGVPILSGATFRLVMWFIVTGLSAAYMMRYAEKIRKNPTLSVAYETDAHFRDQLQNTSGEVQAFTLGHKLVLFEVLLGLVWIIWGVTVHAYYIPEIASQFFVIGFVCGITGIIFKLNGMTVNSMAGAFQQGAADLAGTAVVVGMAKGILLTLGGSDASVPSTLNTILYTVGNLLNGVHQSVAAVGMYFFQSAFNMVVTSNSGQAALTMPIMAPLSDIVGVNRQIAVLAYQLGAGFVDAFSPVSASLIGILGVAGLDWSKWAKFQVKMQGFFLLMGTVIVVFAVIIGFN, translated from the coding sequence TTGAAAAAAACCAACGGAGGAAATGATGATATGAAAAAAGATTTCACCAAAATGCGTACACCGCATACTTATGCCATTATTTTTTGTGTTGTCATCGTGTGTTGGCTTCTCACCTTTCTAATTCCGGCAGGGAAGTTCACCACGCAGGACATCACCTACACCAACGCTCAAGGCGAAGAAACGACCAAAACCGTCCTGGACGCTGCGACGTTTCGCTATGCCTACAATCTCAATTCGGACTTTTTAAAAGCAGAACTGCCGACGCTCATGGCGGATGAAGCTGCCATGATGGAGCTGGAAGTGGATGGGGATCTGCTCTCAGCTGCCCTGACAGAAGAGACCCTCACCCAGGACATCTTGGATGAAGCGGGCCTTTCCGATGACGAACTGTACGCACGCTACGGTCTCGACTTCTACGATACGTCTGAGAAACTGCACAAGACCGCCGGTCTTTGGGGTACGGACGATACCGGCGGATTCGGCGTCTTAAACTACCTCTTTGAAGGTCTGGTCAGCGGTGACAAATACGGCACGGCTGTCGGGATTGTTGCCATGATTCTGGTTGTCGGCGGCGCTTTCGGGGTCATCCTTGCTACCGGCTCCATAGATGCCGGCATCTACGCTTTCATTCACAAGGCCAAGGGCATGGAAAAGTTGGCTCTGCCGCTGCTCTTCTTCCTCTTTTCTCTCGGCGGTGCGACCTTCGGTATGTCGGAAGAAGTCATTCCGTTTTCTATGATTATGGTGCCTTTTGTCATTGCCTTAGGCTATGACTCCATTGTCGCCGTGACCGTATCCTTTGTCGCATCCCAAGTCGGCAACGCCGCATCGTGGATGAGTCCTTTCAGTGTGGCCGTGGCTCAAGGTATTGCCGGCGTGCCGATTCTCTCCGGCGCCACCTTCCGTCTGGTGATGTGGTTTATTGTTACCGGACTCAGTGCCGCCTATATGATGCGCTACGCAGAAAAAATCCGCAAAAATCCAACGTTATCCGTAGCCTATGAAACCGACGCACATTTCAGAGACCAACTTCAAAACACCTCCGGCGAAGTCCAAGCCTTCACCTTAGGTCACAAACTGGTTCTCTTTGAAGTGCTCCTCGGTCTGGTGTGGATTATCTGGGGGGTTACGGTCCACGCCTACTACATTCCTGAAATTGCATCCCAATTCTTTGTCATCGGTTTTGTCTGCGGCATCACCGGTATCATCTTTAAACTCAACGGCATGACTGTCAACTCCATGGCCGGCGCATTCCAACAAGGCGCTGCGGACCTGGCGGGGACGGCTGTGGTCGTCGGGATGGCAAAAGGCATTCTTCTCACCCTCGGCGGATCTGACGCCAGCGTACCGTCCACATTAAACACCATTCTCTACACAGTGGGCAACCTCTTAAACGGCGTACACCAATCTGTCGCCGCCGTCGGGATGTATTTCTTCCAAAGCGCCTTCAACATGGTCGTCACGTCCAACTCCGGCCAAGCGGCGCTGACCATGCCGATTATGGCGCCGCTCTCTGATATTGTCGGCGTCAACCGCCAAATCGCCGTCCTTGCCTACCAACTGGGTGCCGGCTTTGTCGATGCCTTCTCACCGGTCTCGGCAAGTCTGATCGGGATTCTTGGTGTGGCCGGCTTGGATTGGAGCAAGTGGGCGAAGTTCCAAGTTAAAATGCAAGGCTTCTTCCTGCTTATGGGTACAGTCATTGTTGTCTTCGCCGTGATTATCGGCTTTAATTAA